One part of the Treponema peruense genome encodes these proteins:
- a CDS encoding carbohydrate ABC transporter permease has protein sequence MTNAMTNPPVAKYGSQKRNQTLSNFFVYFFLTLGAVIMIVPLWWMFISSLKTKGQFLMTQLSLAVPKAPQWTNYFKRVWEMDPQLQRGILNSIFIAVSTIVIGTLVSSLAAFSYSKLRFPGKNKLFLAELATLMIPFSIIMIPQFIIYSRIGWLDTWYPLIIPGMLGNVSMIFFLRQYMSGIPTSMIESARIDGAGFLRIFWSIMLPNAKPAIAAQGILWFMGSWNDYFAPSIYLNTPEKLTVQVMIAKLNAMYAIQTDYPLLLAASVIALLPVLIIFMVFQKQIIASVAMTGLK, from the coding sequence ATGACAAACGCTATGACAAATCCGCCGGTAGCAAAATATGGTTCACAGAAACGCAATCAGACTCTGTCGAATTTTTTTGTATACTTTTTTCTGACTCTTGGTGCAGTTATAATGATTGTTCCGCTTTGGTGGATGTTTATTTCATCCCTTAAGACAAAGGGACAGTTTTTGATGACACAGCTTTCACTTGCTGTTCCAAAGGCACCGCAGTGGACAAATTATTTCAAGCGCGTATGGGAAATGGATCCCCAGTTACAGCGCGGAATTCTGAATTCAATTTTTATTGCCGTGAGCACAATTGTGATAGGAACACTTGTTTCTTCACTTGCTGCATTTTCTTATTCAAAGCTTCGTTTTCCGGGAAAGAACAAGCTCTTTCTTGCTGAACTTGCAACCCTTATGATACCATTTTCTATCATCATGATTCCGCAGTTTATAATTTATTCAAGAATCGGATGGCTTGATACATGGTACCCGCTTATTATTCCTGGAATGCTTGGCAATGTATCAATGATTTTCTTCCTGCGCCAGTACATGAGCGGAATTCCTACTTCGATGATAGAATCTGCACGTATTGACGGAGCCGGTTTTCTGCGCATTTTCTGGTCGATTATGCTTCCCAATGCAAAACCGGCAATTGCAGCTCAGGGAATCCTGTGGTTTATGGGCTCATGGAACGACTACTTTGCCCCGAGTATTTACCTTAATACACCGGAAAAGCTTACTGTTCAGGTTATGATTGCAAAACTTAACGCAATGTATGCTATCCAGACTGACTACCCGTTGCTTCTTGCGGCTTCAGTTATTGCACTTCTTCCTGTTCTGATTATCTTTATGGTTTTCCAGAAGCAGATTATTGCGTCAGTTGCAATGACAGGACTTAAATAA
- a CDS encoding arabinan endo-1,5-alpha-L-arabinosidase, protein MPLLELCGFTSTHDPVIVKENGLYYRFQTGPGIPVAVSDNLCSWKYCRKVFDENPRWTSEKIPGSTHFWAPEVVFRDGWWRIYYSVSTFGSNRSAIGLARSRTLDVNSAEYGWEDLGAIIESVPENNYNCIDPALIRDENGTDVLLFGSFWGGLQEIALGADGFVKKGEKPVTVASRGTNPNPIEGGYLFKHGKYYYLFASHDFCCRGTASSYHIVVGRSESVCGPFYDDIGVSMSDGGGTTLRNGLSYSRWAGPGHNTVFADTDNKIYLVYHAYDRLNNGEPELQIEELKWNEYGWPEF, encoded by the coding sequence ATGCCTTTGCTTGAGCTTTGCGGATTTACTTCTACCCATGACCCGGTAATTGTCAAGGAAAACGGTTTGTATTACCGCTTTCAGACAGGACCTGGAATTCCGGTTGCGGTTTCTGACAATCTTTGCAGCTGGAAATACTGCAGAAAAGTTTTTGACGAAAACCCACGCTGGACGTCAGAGAAGATTCCCGGCTCAACGCATTTTTGGGCTCCCGAAGTTGTGTTCCGTGACGGATGGTGGCGCATCTACTATTCCGTTTCTACATTCGGGAGTAACCGTTCTGCCATAGGTCTTGCCCGTTCACGTACGCTGGATGTAAATTCAGCAGAATACGGATGGGAAGATCTGGGCGCAATAATTGAATCTGTTCCCGAAAATAACTACAACTGCATTGACCCTGCTTTAATCAGGGACGAAAACGGCACGGATGTTCTTTTGTTTGGTTCTTTCTGGGGCGGACTTCAGGAAATTGCGCTCGGTGCCGACGGTTTTGTAAAAAAAGGTGAAAAGCCCGTAACTGTCGCCAGCCGCGGAACAAATCCTAATCCGATAGAAGGCGGTTATCTTTTTAAACACGGAAAATATTATTATCTTTTTGCATCACACGATTTTTGCTGCAGGGGAACAGCTTCTTCTTACCACATTGTTGTGGGGCGTTCTGAAAGTGTCTGCGGTCCTTTTTATGATGACATTGGCGTGAGCATGAGTGACGGCGGCGGAACTACACTGCGCAACGGACTCAGTTATTCACGCTGGGCAGGCCCCGGTCACAATACCGTTTTTGCAGACACTGACAATAAAATATATCTTGTTTACCATGCATACGACAGGCTCAATAACGGGGAGCCCGAACTTCAGATAGAAGAATTAAAATGGAACGAATACGGCTGGCCTGAATTTTAG
- a CDS encoding NUDIX hydrolase produces the protein MKDNKFNFCPECGSKNICTKNSGRKWVCPDCGFELYNNTAAAVGLLIQNKKGELLFEKRAKEPRKGFLAFPGGFCEPDESGENAAVRECFEEIGVRPLSVKYICSYPNTYVYKDVVYKTCDMFFTATLPAGAQLKAEESEVSGFEWVGVKSAEDVEKIPLAFVSAKNTLLKWLETK, from the coding sequence ATGAAAGACAATAAATTCAATTTTTGTCCTGAATGCGGCTCAAAAAATATATGTACAAAAAACAGCGGGCGCAAGTGGGTTTGCCCTGACTGCGGTTTTGAACTTTACAACAATACCGCTGCGGCTGTAGGACTTCTTATACAGAATAAAAAGGGTGAGCTTTTATTTGAAAAACGTGCAAAGGAACCAAGAAAAGGGTTTTTGGCTTTTCCCGGCGGATTCTGTGAACCTGATGAAAGCGGTGAAAATGCAGCCGTGCGCGAGTGTTTTGAAGAAATAGGTGTAAGGCCGCTTTCTGTAAAATACATATGCAGTTACCCGAATACATATGTCTACAAAGATGTCGTCTACAAAACCTGCGATATGTTTTTTACCGCAACTCTTCCGGCTGGGGCACAGCTTAAGGCCGAAGAGTCCGAAGTGAGCGGATTTGAATGGGTTGGTGTAAAATCTGCGGAAGATGTAGAAAAAATACCGTTAGCATTTGTTTCTGCAAAAAACACACTGTTGAAGTGGCTGGAGACAAAATGA